Proteins encoded in a region of the Elusimicrobiota bacterium genome:
- a CDS encoding sensor domain-containing diguanylate cyclase → MEISSKKKQAIKELFQTVIIPLFVGASFFIWVYELIASSYDKTRVFPLSVIMLILFYFLSGPVYAGVLLGFITTVSFMIIVITSGAATSLILLFQTLWLWSMFAVFGFYRISLQKHHNRILVEEEIMSTDLDLLKNKIEENARHLSDLKTRLSNYKYLEEMTIPLSSTMHEEKIIPLVTELASKFIGRGKWKIRKGFHLDTFATYINKYKVALLIENVSTDNRFVIENPSFRSLIAVPLEVNSEFWGILEGTSSKENIFDEGDLRLLSILGGISSIALTNAQLYKKTQELAITDSLTGLFVQSYFKERLLQELVRSRRYKLPLSIALIDIDHFKNINDTYGHNIGDEVLKHISAVMHKRLRDTDFLSRYGGEEFGIIMLQTNNKEAYKVAEDIRKNIQKEKFHYINKNEEPIVLEITASVGLAVYNENVKTDAEFINIADKALYNAKSKGRNRTEIIEF, encoded by the coding sequence ATGGAAATAAGCAGCAAGAAAAAACAAGCTATAAAAGAGCTTTTCCAAACAGTAATTATCCCCTTATTTGTAGGGGCATCTTTTTTTATTTGGGTATATGAACTGATTGCTTCAAGCTATGATAAAACCCGGGTTTTCCCTTTAAGCGTTATAATGCTGATATTGTTTTATTTCCTGTCCGGGCCGGTTTATGCCGGTGTTCTTTTGGGATTTATAACGACCGTCAGTTTTATGATAATCGTTATCACGTCAGGAGCTGCAACAAGTTTAATTTTATTATTTCAAACGCTTTGGTTATGGTCTATGTTTGCTGTTTTCGGATTTTACAGAATTTCCCTCCAAAAACATCATAACAGAATCCTGGTAGAAGAAGAGATAATGAGCACAGACCTAGATTTGTTAAAAAATAAAATTGAAGAAAATGCCAGGCATTTGTCTGATCTTAAAACCCGTTTGTCAAATTACAAATATCTTGAAGAGATGACTATACCTTTGAGTTCCACTATGCACGAGGAAAAGATTATTCCTTTGGTTACGGAGCTTGCCTCAAAATTTATTGGCCGCGGAAAATGGAAAATTAGGAAAGGTTTTCACCTGGATACTTTTGCGACCTACATAAACAAGTATAAAGTGGCGCTTTTAATTGAGAATGTTTCAACAGACAACAGATTTGTTATTGAAAATCCGAGCTTTCGTTCGTTGATTGCCGTGCCCTTGGAAGTAAACAGCGAATTCTGGGGAATACTTGAAGGAACTTCCAGTAAAGAAAATATTTTTGATGAAGGAGATCTGAGACTTCTTTCAATACTCGGGGGAATTTCTTCAATAGCTCTTACTAACGCGCAGCTTTATAAAAAAACCCAGGAGTTGGCAATTACTGACAGCCTTACGGGGTTATTTGTGCAAAGCTATTTCAAAGAGCGTCTTTTGCAGGAACTTGTCCGTTCCAGAAGATATAAACTTCCTTTGAGCATTGCTCTGATAGATATAGATCATTTTAAAAACATAAATGATACATATGGCCACAACATCGGAGATGAAGTCCTAAAACATATTTCCGCAGTTATGCATAAACGTCTCAGGGATACAGATTTTTTAAGCAGGTACGGGGGAGAAGAATTCGGAATAATAATGCTTCAAACAAATAATAAAGAAGCTTATAAAGTTGCAGAAGATATCAGAAAAAATATTCAGAAAGAAAAATTCCATTACATAAATAAAAATGAAGAGCCTATTGTTCTTGAAATCACTGCAAGCGTTGGGCTGGCAGTATACAATGAAAATGTTAAAACCGATGCTGAATTCATAAACATTGCAGACAAAGCTTTATATAATGCGAAAAGCAAGGGCCGCAATCGGACAGAAATTATAGAATTTTAA
- a CDS encoding septation protein SpoVG family protein yields the protein MNFKIFRKFFLLLSLSFLFLGSAFGQNISITSVKLKEIKGENSKFRTRAEIVFNNAIKVRGILVANISDKVLFKFPEYISAKKQTYPQLKLLTAEANEVVRKALETREPQGSSSISLKYRIAKFKKISSPSKTNILASVVFNESIEIECKVIEGKNGPWVLWPSEKRKDIGRWRKQIVITDYSLRESVERDLIERYNKLSENII from the coding sequence ATGAACTTTAAAATCTTTCGTAAATTCTTTTTGTTGCTTTCGTTGTCATTCCTTTTCCTGGGGAGTGCCTTTGGCCAAAATATCTCAATTACTTCAGTAAAGTTAAAAGAAATTAAGGGGGAAAATTCTAAATTTAGAACCAGGGCCGAAATAGTATTCAATAATGCGATCAAAGTAAGAGGCATTTTGGTTGCCAATATTTCAGATAAAGTTCTTTTTAAATTTCCGGAATACATCTCTGCGAAAAAACAAACCTATCCTCAGCTAAAACTTCTTACTGCTGAAGCCAATGAAGTTGTCCGTAAAGCCCTGGAAACTAGGGAGCCCCAAGGCAGTAGCAGCATCTCGCTGAAATATAGAATTGCCAAGTTCAAGAAAATTTCCAGCCCCTCAAAAACTAATATATTAGCTTCCGTGGTTTTTAACGAATCTATTGAAATTGAGTGCAAGGTTATTGAGGGAAAAAATGGCCCCTGGGTATTATGGCCTTCCGAAAAAAGAAAAGATATCGGCCGTTGGAGAAAACAAATTGTTATTACTGACTATTCCTTAAGGGAATCTGTAGAAAGAGACTTGATAGAGCGTTACAATAAATTATCGGAAAATATAATTTAG